The sequence GAAGAAGGCCGAGGGCGTCCACATCAACCTCTGGACCGGCCTCGCCATGCTGGCGCTCGGGCTGTTCTTCCTGGTCTGGCTGAAACTGCGCCCGGCCCAGGCCCCGGCACCCGCGCCGGAGGACACACCGCAGGACACGCCGGAGGGCTGAGACACCGCCGCGCGGCAGGGGCCGGGCACCGTCACCCGACGGTGCCCGGCCCCTGCCGTGTGCCCGCCGCCCGGTCCAGCAGGCCGGTGCGGGCGGCCAGCGCCGCGGCCTCCAGGCGGGAGCCGACGCCGAGTTTCATCAGGACGCGCTGCACATGCGTACGGGCGGTGCTCGGCGCGATCCGCATACCGGCCGCGATCAGCCGGGTGTCCTCGCCCTCTGCGACCCGGACCAGGACCTCGACCTCGCGCGGGGTGAGCAGCCGCAGCAGCCGCCGGCCCTCGTCGTCGGGCTGGCTCACCGGGTCGAGCAGCTCCGCGAAGGCGCTCTGGAGGAGGCCGGGCGCGATGGCCGCCTCGCCCGCGCGGGCCTTGACCATGGCGCGCTCGACGCCCTCGATGCGCTCGTCGTGCCGGACGTAACCGGCGGCGCCGGCCGCGAACGCCGCGGCGATCCCGCGCGGACTGGGCACCGGGCCGAGGACCACCACCGCGGTCTGCGGGCGCTCGCGCCTGATCCGGACGACGGGGTCGAAGGTGCCGGGCACGGCGGGGGCGGCCGTGCCGAACAGGCAGACCTCGGGGGCCCGGCCGACCACCAGGTCCGCCGCGCCCGAGGTGGGGGCGGCCGCGGCCAGCACCCGGTGGCCGCGCAGCTTCAGCGCCGAAGCCAGCGCCTCGGCCAGCAGGCGGTGGTCGTCGACCACCATGAGCCGGACACTCATCGAACTGTCCCCCCGTACACCGACACCAGGCCCCCCGGCCTGCCAGGGCCTGCAAGTTACACGCCCGGGTACGGGTGTGGGGGTGGAACCGGCCGGTTCCACCCCCACACCCGTGAATCGGGATCAGCTGGTGT comes from Streptomyces sp. Mut1 and encodes:
- a CDS encoding response regulator transcription factor, translating into MSVRLMVVDDHRLLAEALASALKLRGHRVLAAAAPTSGAADLVVGRAPEVCLFGTAAPAVPGTFDPVVRIRRERPQTAVVVLGPVPSPRGIAAAFAAGAAGYVRHDERIEGVERAMVKARAGEAAIAPGLLQSAFAELLDPVSQPDDEGRRLLRLLTPREVEVLVRVAEGEDTRLIAAGMRIAPSTARTHVQRVLMKLGVGSRLEAAALAARTGLLDRAAGTRQGPGTVG